A stretch of Caldanaerobius polysaccharolyticus DSM 13641 DNA encodes these proteins:
- the mnmA gene encoding tRNA 2-thiouridine(34) synthase MnmA → MAKKVVLGMSGGVDSSVAAYLLQKEGYEVIGVTMQIWPDEDEEKVLHEGGCCSLSAVEDARRVASMLGIPYYVLNFKDIFKEKVIDYFVDEYIHGNTPNPCIACNRFIKFEALLHRARSIGADYVATGHYAKIEYDDGLGRYLLKKAVDQKKDQTYVLYSFTQEQLKHTLMPLGYYTKSQIREIASSLKLPVATKPESQEICFVPDDDYGRFIEEQKPDCVKSGYFVDTKGNVLGRHKGIAHYTIGQRRGLGISAGRPLYVVDIIPEENVVVVGEEEDVYGDELFAKDLNFIPFERLERAMEVNAKIRYTAKEAPATIFPIENDKVKVKFKEPQRAITPGQAVVFYDGDILVGGGIITRNP, encoded by the coding sequence ATGGCGAAAAAGGTTGTTTTAGGAATGAGCGGCGGAGTGGATAGCTCTGTCGCTGCGTATTTATTGCAAAAGGAAGGCTATGAAGTCATAGGCGTGACCATGCAGATATGGCCTGACGAGGATGAAGAAAAAGTGCTTCACGAAGGCGGTTGTTGCTCTTTGTCAGCAGTGGAAGATGCCCGCAGGGTAGCCAGTATGTTGGGCATACCTTATTACGTGTTGAATTTTAAGGACATTTTTAAAGAAAAAGTAATCGACTATTTTGTAGACGAGTACATTCATGGCAACACCCCCAACCCGTGCATTGCGTGTAACCGATTTATAAAATTTGAAGCGCTGCTGCATAGGGCGCGTTCAATAGGAGCTGACTATGTGGCTACAGGCCATTACGCTAAGATAGAGTACGACGATGGGTTGGGGAGGTACCTCCTTAAAAAAGCTGTGGACCAGAAAAAAGATCAGACTTACGTACTTTATAGTTTTACTCAGGAGCAGCTAAAGCATACCCTCATGCCTTTAGGCTACTATACCAAGTCCCAGATAAGGGAGATAGCTAGTAGTCTGAAATTGCCTGTAGCAACTAAACCTGAGAGCCAGGAGATATGCTTTGTACCTGATGATGATTACGGCAGATTCATTGAAGAGCAAAAGCCTGATTGTGTGAAGAGCGGTTATTTTGTGGATACAAAGGGTAACGTGCTAGGAAGGCATAAAGGCATCGCCCATTACACCATAGGTCAGCGCAGAGGTCTTGGTATATCTGCAGGTAGGCCGTTGTACGTGGTTGATATAATACCTGAAGAAAACGTAGTAGTTGTCGGTGAAGAAGAGGACGTATATGGCGACGAGTTGTTTGCAAAGGATTTAAATTTCATACCTTTTGAGAGATTGGAGAGGGCGATGGAGGTTAACGCTAAAATAAGGTATACGGCGAAGGAGGCACCTGCTACCATCTTTCCTATTGAAAATGACAAGGTAAAGGTAAAGTTTAAGGAACCTCAAAGGGCTATCACACCTGGACAGGCTGTGGTGTTTTACGATGGTGATATATTGGTAGGAGGGGGAATTATAACAAGAAACCCCTGA
- the trxA gene encoding thioredoxin encodes MVVELTADNFEQEVLKSDKPVLVDFWAAWCGPCRMVSPIIDELAEDYDGRVKVGKVNVDEQRGLAQRYGVMSIPTIILFKDGQIFDKIIGARPKKEFQAFVEKAL; translated from the coding sequence ATGGTAGTGGAATTGACAGCAGACAATTTTGAACAAGAAGTTTTAAAGTCAGATAAGCCTGTTTTGGTGGATTTTTGGGCCGCGTGGTGTGGGCCGTGCAGGATGGTATCTCCGATTATTGATGAGCTGGCAGAGGATTACGATGGAAGAGTTAAGGTAGGAAAGGTAAATGTAGACGAACAGAGAGGTTTGGCCCAGAGATATGGGGTTATGAGCATACCCACTATAATATTATTTAAGGATGGCCAGATTTTTGATAAAATAATAGGTGCTAGGCCAAAAAAAGAATTTCAAGCTTTTGTTGAAAAAGCTCTATAA
- a CDS encoding threonine/serine exporter family protein, whose amino-acid sequence MESKKVLKMAVCAGEMMLKSGAETYRVEDTIKRICTSGGIPHPESFVTPTGIFVSVEDTSGEVISVIKRIDNRSIDLNKVSLINDFSRQLASKKITAEEGFAILDEIKKTKKYPMAIRTLCGGIGSAFFTLVFGGTYMDSLATLIIATAVEYILLLLDRYNLSLFFTNILGGFITAIMTIVLVNAGLGHNIDRIIIGAVMIMVPGVALTNAIRDTISGDLVSGSSRAAEALVIAIGVAAGIGTILNVYIRFWR is encoded by the coding sequence ATGGAATCAAAAAAAGTGCTGAAAATGGCTGTATGCGCCGGTGAAATGATGTTAAAATCGGGAGCCGAAACATACAGGGTAGAAGACACCATAAAGAGGATATGTACAAGCGGAGGAATACCCCATCCAGAAAGCTTTGTAACTCCCACAGGGATTTTTGTATCCGTAGAAGATACCAGCGGCGAAGTAATATCCGTTATCAAGCGCATTGACAACAGGTCCATTGATTTAAATAAAGTATCCCTTATCAATGATTTTTCGAGGCAACTGGCAAGCAAAAAGATTACAGCGGAGGAAGGCTTTGCTATTCTGGATGAAATTAAAAAAACTAAAAAATACCCCATGGCGATTAGAACGCTATGCGGTGGAATAGGATCTGCTTTCTTTACCCTGGTCTTCGGCGGAACATACATGGACTCGCTAGCTACGCTGATTATAGCCACTGCCGTAGAGTACATATTGCTACTTTTGGACAGATACAACCTCTCCCTTTTCTTCACCAACATACTGGGTGGCTTTATCACAGCTATTATGACAATTGTCCTGGTAAATGCGGGATTAGGGCACAACATCGACAGGATTATAATCGGCGCCGTTATGATTATGGTACCAGGGGTAGCTCTTACCAATGCCATCAGAGATACTATTTCCGGCGATCTGGTTTCGGGATCTTCCAGAGCAGCAGAAGCACTGGTTATAGCAATCGGCGTGGCAGCAGGTATAGGTACGATTTTAAATGTTTACATCAGATTCTGGAGGTAG
- a CDS encoding tRNA threonylcarbamoyladenosine dehydratase yields MRQHAFSRTELLLGPEAMEKLYKSTVAVFGIGGVGSYVVEALARSGVGKLVLIDDDDICLTNINRQIHATRKTVGQPKVEVMAQRVMDINPNAQVVTFKEFYLPDNADKMISVDYDYVVDAVDTVTAKVDLVVRCKQLNIPIISAMGAGNKLDPTKLKVADIFETKICPLAKVMRYELRKRGVKSLKVVYSEEEPIKPDIYNIATCKSHCICPDKSKGRCALRRQIPGSVSFVPPVMGFIIAGEVIKDIIGYNKMRGDVNK; encoded by the coding sequence ATGAGACAGCATGCTTTTTCCAGGACGGAGTTGTTGCTGGGGCCTGAGGCCATGGAGAAGCTTTATAAAAGCACTGTGGCTGTGTTTGGAATTGGTGGCGTAGGGTCCTACGTGGTGGAGGCCCTAGCTAGGTCTGGTGTTGGAAAATTAGTGCTAATCGACGATGATGATATTTGCCTTACCAATATAAACAGGCAAATCCACGCTACCAGAAAGACTGTAGGCCAACCTAAGGTTGAAGTTATGGCCCAGCGGGTGATGGATATAAATCCTAATGCTCAGGTGGTGACATTTAAAGAGTTTTACCTTCCTGATAACGCAGACAAGATGATCTCAGTTGACTACGATTACGTAGTGGACGCAGTGGACACGGTTACGGCCAAGGTAGACCTGGTGGTGAGATGCAAGCAGTTAAATATTCCCATAATCAGCGCCATGGGGGCAGGGAATAAACTGGATCCTACGAAATTGAAAGTAGCGGACATATTTGAAACCAAGATATGCCCCCTGGCAAAGGTCATGAGATATGAATTGAGAAAGAGAGGCGTAAAGTCTCTAAAAGTGGTTTACTCTGAAGAAGAACCCATAAAACCTGATATATACAATATCGCGACGTGTAAAAGCCATTGTATATGTCCTGATAAAAGCAAGGGAAGATGTGCGCTGAGGAGGCAAATCCCAGGCAGTGTTTCCTTTGTTCCGCCTGTTATGGGTTTTATAATAGCCGGTGAGGTTATAAAGGACATTATAGGTTATAATAAGATGCGAGGAGATGTTAATAAGTGA
- a CDS encoding threonine/serine exporter family protein has protein sequence MLEQIAYAFFATISFAVVFNVPRDELISNGICGALGWLCYLAFYKLSGSKVMASFIASIIVAIAGEVYARLHKKPVTMFIIPALIMLVPGAGCYYTMISILQQKYKEAVSYGIETGTIALAIAAGLLLVSSFVKILKLYKKAG, from the coding sequence ATGCTAGAGCAAATCGCCTACGCCTTCTTTGCTACAATTTCTTTTGCTGTAGTGTTCAATGTGCCGAGGGATGAACTGATAAGCAACGGGATATGTGGTGCACTGGGATGGCTGTGTTACTTAGCATTCTACAAGTTAAGCGGTTCAAAGGTGATGGCATCATTTATAGCCTCAATAATCGTAGCTATAGCCGGCGAAGTATATGCCAGGCTCCATAAAAAGCCTGTTACCATGTTCATCATACCGGCTCTCATCATGTTGGTGCCAGGGGCAGGATGTTATTACACAATGATCTCAATCTTACAACAGAAGTATAAAGAGGCGGTAAGTTACGGAATAGAGACAGGGACAATTGCGCTGGCCATAGCAGCAGGCTTGCTTCTTGTAAGCTCTTTTGTGAAAATCCTTAAACTTTACAAAAAAGCGGGATAA
- the nifU gene encoding Fe-S cluster assembly scaffold protein NifU, giving the protein MYSEKVMDHFMNPRNVGEIPDADGVFEVGNPVCGDIMKIYLKIKDGIIVDAKFKTFGCGAAVATSSMATEMIKGKSIEEALKLTNKAVAEALDGLPPVKMHCSVLAEEAVKGAIEDYYKKHGINKQVE; this is encoded by the coding sequence ATGTACAGTGAAAAAGTCATGGATCATTTTATGAATCCTAGAAATGTTGGCGAAATACCTGACGCCGATGGGGTATTTGAGGTAGGAAACCCTGTCTGTGGCGATATAATGAAAATCTACCTCAAAATAAAAGACGGGATAATAGTGGACGCTAAATTTAAGACATTCGGATGTGGCGCTGCAGTGGCGACAAGCAGTATGGCTACTGAGATGATAAAGGGAAAGTCTATAGAGGAAGCGTTAAAGCTGACTAATAAAGCAGTGGCAGAGGCCTTAGATGGGCTGCCTCCTGTGAAGATGCACTGTTCTGTTCTGGCAGAGGAGGCCGTAAAAGGAGCCATAGAAGATTATTATAAAAAGCACGGCATTAACAAGCAGGTGGAGTGA
- a CDS encoding RrF2 family transcriptional regulator produces the protein MRLSTKGQYGLRAMFELALSYGEGPVALKTIAEKQEISEHYLEQLIAVLKKAGLVKSTRGAQGGYTLAMEPDKITVGDILRALEGPLAPVECVIDGEEIECSRADFCVSRLVWKKIKDSLNKVVDSITLKDMVDDYSKMNVKDSYMYYI, from the coding sequence ATGAGACTTTCTACAAAAGGCCAGTACGGGCTCAGAGCCATGTTTGAATTAGCTTTAAGCTATGGCGAAGGTCCTGTAGCTTTAAAGACTATAGCAGAGAAGCAGGAGATATCAGAGCACTATCTAGAACAGCTGATAGCTGTGCTGAAAAAAGCCGGCCTTGTGAAAAGCACTAGAGGAGCTCAAGGGGGATATACGCTGGCTATGGAGCCTGATAAAATAACGGTAGGTGACATTTTAAGAGCGCTGGAAGGTCCTTTGGCTCCAGTAGAGTGTGTAATTGACGGCGAAGAGATAGAGTGCAGCCGAGCGGACTTTTGCGTTTCCAGACTGGTATGGAAAAAGATAAAGGACAGCTTAAATAAGGTAGTGGATTCTATAACTCTAAAGGACATGGTAGATGATTACAGTAAGATGAATGTTAAGGATTCGTACATGTATTATATATAA
- the nifS gene encoding cysteine desulfurase NifS, translated as MNRVYLDNAATTPVKKEVLEEMLPYFTEKFGNASTLYSYGREAREALDKARDRVAKALGADPAEIYFTSGGTESDNWAIKAAAYAMREKGNHIITTSIEHHAVLHTCEYLKKQGYEVTYLPVDEYGLVDVEELKKAITDKTILISVMYANNEVGTIEPVAEIGQIAKERGILFHTDAVQAVGHIPVDVKEINCDMLSLSGHKFYGPKGIGALYMRKGVKIHPYMHGGAQEKGRRAGTENVAAIVGLGKAIELATQNLDENMKKLTRLRNKLIDGLLSKIDHVKLNGHPEKRLPGNVNISVEYVEGESMLLSLDMKGICASSGSACTSGSLDPSHVLLAMGLPHELAHGSLRFSIGEQNSEEDIDYVLEVLPDIVSRLREMSPLYEKVREGK; from the coding sequence ATGAATAGAGTTTATCTTGATAATGCCGCGACGACACCGGTTAAAAAAGAAGTGTTGGAGGAGATGTTGCCGTATTTCACAGAGAAATTCGGAAATGCCTCGACCCTTTATTCCTATGGCAGGGAAGCGAGAGAAGCTTTAGATAAAGCCAGAGATAGGGTTGCAAAGGCGCTGGGAGCTGACCCCGCTGAGATTTACTTTACCAGCGGAGGCACTGAGTCTGATAACTGGGCTATCAAGGCTGCGGCTTATGCTATGAGGGAGAAAGGCAACCACATAATAACCACGTCCATAGAGCACCATGCGGTACTTCATACCTGTGAATACCTTAAAAAGCAAGGCTATGAGGTGACGTACCTTCCGGTGGATGAGTACGGCCTTGTAGACGTGGAAGAATTAAAAAAGGCGATAACCGATAAGACTATCCTTATCTCTGTTATGTACGCCAATAACGAAGTAGGCACTATTGAGCCTGTGGCTGAAATTGGGCAGATAGCGAAGGAACGGGGTATACTGTTCCATACCGATGCGGTACAAGCAGTGGGCCATATACCCGTGGATGTAAAAGAAATCAATTGCGATATGCTGTCGCTGTCAGGTCATAAATTTTACGGTCCTAAGGGTATAGGTGCTCTTTATATGAGAAAAGGCGTGAAGATACATCCGTACATGCACGGTGGAGCTCAGGAAAAAGGCCGAAGGGCAGGTACTGAAAACGTAGCAGCAATAGTTGGGCTGGGAAAGGCCATAGAGCTGGCGACTCAAAACCTTGATGAAAACATGAAAAAATTAACGCGGCTGAGAAATAAGCTTATAGACGGCCTGTTAAGCAAGATAGACCACGTAAAACTAAATGGCCATCCGGAAAAAAGGCTTCCGGGCAATGTGAACATATCAGTGGAATACGTAGAAGGCGAATCCATGCTTTTAAGCTTGGATATGAAAGGAATATGTGCCTCCAGTGGTTCTGCGTGTACCTCCGGCTCGTTAGATCCATCTCATGTCTTGCTGGCGATGGGGTTACCCCATGAACTGGCCCACGGCTCCTTGAGGTTTTCTATAGGCGAGCAGAACAGCGAAGAGGACATTGACTATGTTCTGGAGGTTTTACCTGATATCGTGTCAAGGTTAAGAGAGATGTCTCCATTATACGAAAAAGTGAGAGAGGGGAAATGA
- a CDS encoding metal-sensitive transcriptional regulator has protein sequence MSASYKEQKEDLIKRLKKIEGQIKGIQKMIEEEKYCVDVLVQIAAVRSAINKVGSIILKSHAMGCVINAMGAEERKEKVDELVDTFIKFMK, from the coding sequence GTGAGTGCATCTTACAAGGAGCAAAAAGAAGATCTTATAAAGCGTCTGAAGAAAATAGAAGGCCAAATCAAAGGAATTCAGAAGATGATTGAAGAGGAAAAGTATTGCGTGGACGTGTTAGTGCAGATTGCAGCAGTGAGATCGGCTATAAACAAGGTAGGCTCTATAATACTTAAAAGCCATGCGATGGGTTGTGTGATCAATGCCATGGGCGCCGAGGAGCGAAAGGAAAAGGTAGATGAACTGGTAGATACATTTATTAAATTTATGAAATAA